One genomic window of Parcubacteria group bacterium includes the following:
- a CDS encoding type II toxin-antitoxin system Phd/YefM family antitoxin, protein MVHHIPLTKARINLGQIVRRAHVNKEHFVLEKDGIPVAGIVGMEDLDEILEMHDPEIKKQINEGYQEYLHGETKDTHALFGKKKKKEHTEDILDLAGFLKPKKVISALKARELFEKHYERF, encoded by the coding sequence ATGGTACATCACATACCACTCACCAAAGCGAGAATTAATTTAGGCCAAATTGTGCGCCGTGCGCATGTAAACAAAGAGCACTTTGTGCTGGAAAAAGACGGCATCCCGGTCGCCGGGATTGTTGGCATGGAGGACCTGGATGAGATTTTAGAGATGCATGATCCGGAAATAAAAAAACAGATCAATGAGGGGTACCAAGAGTACCTGCACGGCGAGACAAAGGATACACACGCGCTTTTTGGTAAAAAGAAGAAAAAAGAACACACCGAAGATATTTTGGATTTAGCCGGATTTCTCAAACCGAAAAAGGTGATTTCCGCACTCAAGGCTCGCGAGCTTTTCGAAAAGCACTATGAACGGTTCTAG